Below is a genomic region from Candidatus Paceibacterota bacterium.
GAAAAACAAGAATTTCAATTTTTCCAGTGAGATCTTCAATTTCTAAAAAAAGCATTGGTTCCCCCTGTTTTGTTATAATTTTTTGGATTTTTGAAATAACGCCAGCAACTTTTACTCTTTGGTTAGCGAAAGAGTGGTTAAGGTCATTAATTGATAGATGATTTTTTACTTTTTCTTTGAAATTATCCATGGGGTGAGAAGAAACAAATACTCCAAGAAGTTCTTTTTCCCAAGTTATTTTATCATCTTCTGTTATTTTTTCTTTATTTTCTTCTAATTTTATTTTTACAGCGGAAGAGCCTCCTCCAAAAAGAGACATATCACCATTTTCTTTTGTTTTTTGGGAACTTCTTGCGTATTCAAGAATTTTTTCAAGATTGTAAAGAAGTTTACCCCGTTCTTCTAAATTATCAAAGGTACCTGACTTAATTAGGCTTTCTATTGATTTTTTATTTAAAACTTCTTTGGGCATTCTTTCAACAAAGTTTTCAATTGAATTAAATTGCCCATCTTTTTTTCTTTCTTCAACAATTTTTTCAACAACATTCTGGCCAACGTTTTTAATAGCGGTTAGACCAAAACGAATGTTGTCGTTATCGACAATAGTAAATTTCGAAAGACTTTCATTAATATCTGGAGGCAGGACTTCTATTTTCATTTTTTTTGTTTCTTCAAGTAAAATTCTAAGTCTATCTAAGTTTTTTTGTTCAGTATTCATTAAGATGGTCATAAACTCGATAGGGTAGTGGGCTTTAAGATATGCAGTTTGGTATGCTATCATTGCATAAGCTGTCGCGTGAGCTTTATTAAAGCCATATCTTGCAAACGGTATTACCCAATTCCAAATTTTTTGAGCAAGTGATTTGTTAAAGCCATTTTTTATCATTCCACCGACAAACTTTTCTTTTTGTTCCAAAAGCAAGCTTCTAATTTTTTTTCCAACAGCTTTTCTTAAAAAATCAGCCTCTGCCATTGTAAATTCTGCCAGTTCCCTTGCTATTCTCATAAGTTGTTCTTGGAATATACATATACCGAAAGTGCTTTCTAAAATTGGTTTTAATTTTACATCGAGATATTCAACTTGTTTTGTGCCGTGTTTTCTTGCGATATATTCTGGAATAAACTCCATTGGACCGGGCCTATAAAGTGCAACCATTGCGATGATATCTTCAAAAATAGTTGGTTTTAATTCCTTTAGATATCTTTTCATTCCATCAGACTCCAACTGGAAGACTCCTGTTGTGTTTGCGTCGCGCAGAAGCTTATAAGACTCTTTATCATCAAGCGGAAGTTTTGAAATGTCGATGTTGATTTTGTGAAGTTTTTTAACCAATTTTAAAGTTTCTTCAATAATCGTAAGGTTTTTAAGACCTAGAAGATCCATTTTTAAAAGCCCCAGTTTTTCTATTGTATGCATTTCATATTGGGTGATAATAGTTTCATCACCATTTTGAGATGCGCGTTGCAGGGGGATAAGCTCGGTTAGAGGATTATCTGCGATTACAACACCACAAGCATGAGTTGAGGCGTGCCTTGCGACGCCTTCAAGTTTTTTTCCTATGTCAATCATTTTTTTTGCCTTTGGATCTGTTTTATATATTTGTCTAAACTCTGCCACTCTTCCTATAGATTCATTGAGCGTCGCAAAGAGAGGAATCATTTTTGCGATTCTGTCACAATAAGTGTAATTATAACCAAGAGACCTTCCCACATCTCTTATTACTTGTTTTGCTGCCATTGTTCCAAAAGTTATAATTCTTGCCACTTTATCTTGGCCGTATTTTTTTGCTACATATTCTATCACCTCATCCCTTCTTGTATCTGCAAAGTCGAGGTCAATATCAGGAAGTCCGGCGGCCCTATCAGGATTAAGAAATCTTTCAAAAAGCAAATCATATTTTAAAGGATCTACTTCTGTTATATCCAAAAGATAGGAGACTAAAGAACCGGACGCCGATCCTCTGCCTGGTCCTACAACAATTCCATTTTCTTTTGCCCAATTTACAAAATCCCAAACGATTAA
It encodes:
- a CDS encoding DNA polymerase III subunit alpha encodes the protein MSDFTHLHVHTHYSLLDGLPKIDELLNYTKELGMDSVAITDHGTMYGAIEFYQKAKEVGIKPIIGQEFYFAKEKMTQRRPNIDDARYHLILLAKNFKGYQNLVELTSKAWLDGFYYKPRIDEELLEKYTDNLICMTACIQGKIPRLILSGKIDGAEKLAKKYKEMFEKDSFYLEIQSHPSIPEQEKANKAMIEMSKKFDIPLVATNDVHYLKKEDSEAQDILMLINTNAKPDDPERLTMKNENLSFKKEEEFKKAFKNVPEAIKNTKKIAEMCSVDVELNDTKLPHFKVPNGEKPDKYLEELCQKGIKERFKKETPEVKERLKYELSVIEKMNFSSYFLIVWDFVNWAKENGIVVGPGRGSASGSLVSYLLDITEVDPLKYDLLFERFLNPDRAAGLPDIDLDFADTRRDEVIEYVAKKYGQDKVARIITFGTMAAKQVIRDVGRSLGYNYTYCDRIAKMIPLFATLNESIGRVAEFRQIYKTDPKAKKMIDIGKKLEGVARHASTHACGVVIADNPLTELIPLQRASQNGDETIITQYEMHTIEKLGLLKMDLLGLKNLTIIEETLKLVKKLHKINIDISKLPLDDKESYKLLRDANTTGVFQLESDGMKRYLKELKPTIFEDIIAMVALYRPGPMEFIPEYIARKHGTKQVEYLDVKLKPILESTFGICIFQEQLMRIARELAEFTMAEADFLRKAVGKKIRSLLLEQKEKFVGGMIKNGFNKSLAQKIWNWVIPFARYGFNKAHATAYAMIAYQTAYLKAHYPIEFMTILMNTEQKNLDRLRILLEETKKMKIEVLPPDINESLSKFTIVDNDNIRFGLTAIKNVGQNVVEKIVEERKKDGQFNSIENFVERMPKEVLNKKSIESLIKSGTFDNLEERGKLLYNLEKILEYARSSQKTKENGDMSLFGGGSSAVKIKLEENKEKITEDDKITWEKELLGVFVSSHPMDNFKEKVKNHLSINDLNHSFANQRVKVAGVISKIQKIITKQGEPMLFLEIEDLTGKIEILVF